Proteins encoded by one window of Xanthomonas sp. DAR 80977:
- the nuoH gene encoding NADH-quinone oxidoreductase subunit NuoH, producing the protein MNEMLLNVVDPLHQWFVGLGAIGVVLWIVLKILLIAMPVIISVAFYVVWERKLIGWMHVRHGPMYVGMGIFQAFADVFKLLFKEIIQPSSSHKAMFVIAPLITLAPAFAAWAVVPFDAKLVLSNANAGLLYLLAMTSLGVYGIILAGWASNSKYAFLGAMRSAAQVVSYEIAMGFALVGVMIAAGSLNLSTIVAAQAGNSGFFDWFLVPLFPLFIVYWVSGVAETNRAPFDVVEGESEIVAGHMVEYSGGAFALFFLAEYANMILVSFLVSIFFLGGWLSPIQGWVSADVSPWLNWIWTGGWPWLLMKVLFFASAYIWFRASFPRYRYDQIMRLGWKVFIPLTIVWIAVTALMVFYGVIHKGV; encoded by the coding sequence ATGAACGAGATGCTGTTGAACGTGGTCGATCCGCTGCACCAGTGGTTCGTCGGCCTGGGCGCGATCGGCGTGGTCCTGTGGATCGTGCTGAAGATCCTGCTGATCGCCATGCCGGTGATCATCTCGGTGGCGTTCTACGTGGTCTGGGAGCGCAAGCTGATCGGCTGGATGCACGTGCGCCACGGGCCGATGTACGTGGGCATGGGCATCTTCCAGGCCTTCGCCGACGTGTTCAAGCTGCTGTTCAAGGAGATCATCCAGCCCAGCAGCTCGCACAAGGCGATGTTCGTGATCGCGCCGCTGATCACCCTGGCGCCGGCGTTCGCGGCCTGGGCGGTGGTGCCGTTCGACGCCAAGCTGGTGCTGTCCAACGCCAACGCCGGCCTGCTGTACCTGCTGGCGATGACCTCGCTGGGCGTGTACGGCATCATCCTGGCCGGCTGGGCGTCCAACTCCAAGTACGCGTTCCTGGGCGCGATGCGCTCGGCCGCGCAGGTGGTCAGCTACGAGATCGCGATGGGCTTCGCCCTGGTCGGGGTCATGATCGCCGCCGGCAGCCTCAACCTGAGCACGATCGTCGCGGCGCAGGCCGGCAACTCCGGCTTCTTCGACTGGTTCCTGGTGCCGCTGTTCCCGCTGTTCATCGTGTACTGGGTGTCCGGCGTGGCCGAGACCAACCGCGCGCCGTTCGACGTGGTCGAGGGCGAGTCGGAAATCGTCGCCGGGCACATGGTCGAGTATTCGGGCGGCGCGTTCGCGCTGTTCTTCCTGGCCGAATACGCCAACATGATCCTGGTCAGCTTCCTGGTCTCGATCTTCTTCCTGGGCGGCTGGCTGAGCCCGATCCAGGGCTGGGTCAGCGCGGACGTCTCGCCGTGGCTCAACTGGATCTGGACCGGCGGCTGGCCGTGGCTGCTGATGAAGGTGTTGTTCTTCGCCAGCGCCTACATCTGGTTCCGCGCCAGCTTCCCGCGCTACCGCTACGACCAGATCATGCGCCTGGGCTGGAAGGTGTTCATCCCGCTGACGATCGTGTGGATCGCGGTGACGGCATTGATGGTGTTCTACGGCGTGATCCACAAGGGCGTGTAA
- the nuoK gene encoding NADH-quinone oxidoreductase subunit NuoK, whose translation MITLGHLLALGAVLFCISMAGIFLNRKNVIVLLMSIELMLLSVNINFVAFSRELGDAAGQLFVFFILTVAAAEAAIGLAILVTLFRTRHTINVAEVDSLKG comes from the coding sequence ATGATCACCCTAGGTCACCTGCTGGCGCTCGGCGCGGTGCTGTTCTGCATCAGCATGGCCGGCATCTTCCTCAACCGCAAAAACGTCATCGTGCTGCTGATGTCGATCGAGCTGATGCTGCTGTCGGTCAACATCAACTTCGTGGCGTTCTCGCGCGAGCTCGGCGACGCCGCCGGTCAGCTGTTCGTGTTCTTCATCCTGACCGTGGCCGCGGCCGAGGCCGCCATCGGCCTCGCGATCCTGGTGACGCTGTTCCGTACCCGCCACACGATCAACGTGGCCGAAGTCGATTCGCTGAAGGGCTGA
- the nuoN gene encoding NADH-quinone oxidoreductase subunit NuoN yields MTTPALLPLTAVDLPPLLPELVLTAGAFALLMLDLFVSERNKAWTHIVSVAILVAVFAMLLAGVGGQGEVFNGMFVRDAAADVMKTVIVGLSALTLIYGWSYLRERKLYQGEIPVLVLFATVGMMILVSAGSLLMVYLGLELLALCSYALVASNRDNGMATEAAMKYIVLGSLASGLLLYGMSLIYGATGTLSLSGIHEAIGSSQERTLLLTGTIFMIAGVAFKLGAAPFHMWLPDVYQGAPAPIALFISSASKLAAFGMAYRLLEVGLGPLAEQWHWVVGGLAALSLLVGNLMALAQSNLKRMLAYSTVSHIGFLLLGVAGGGERGYAAALFYAICYAVMSTASFGAIIAMSRKGFEAEHIDDFKGLNARNPWMALLVLCIMASLAGVPPFLGFWAKLAVLGAVVAVPTDNLWWTGLAILSVLCAVIGAFYYLRVIKVMYFDEPVGEPLPANDDRVLGVVLGVNAIGLLALGLAWSPLMAWCQRAFAHLA; encoded by the coding sequence ATGACCACCCCTGCGCTGCTGCCCCTGACCGCCGTCGATCTGCCGCCCCTGCTCCCCGAGCTGGTGCTGACCGCCGGCGCCTTCGCCCTGCTGATGCTCGATCTGTTCGTCAGCGAGCGCAACAAGGCCTGGACCCATATCGTCTCGGTGGCGATCCTGGTCGCGGTGTTCGCGATGCTGCTCGCCGGCGTGGGCGGGCAGGGCGAGGTGTTCAACGGCATGTTCGTGCGCGACGCCGCCGCCGACGTGATGAAGACGGTGATCGTCGGGCTCAGCGCGCTGACCCTGATCTACGGCTGGAGCTACCTGCGCGAGCGCAAGCTGTACCAGGGCGAGATCCCGGTGCTGGTGCTGTTCGCCACGGTCGGCATGATGATCCTGGTCTCGGCCGGCAGCCTGCTGATGGTGTACCTGGGCCTGGAGCTGCTGGCGCTGTGCTCGTACGCGCTGGTCGCCTCGAACCGCGACAACGGCATGGCCACCGAGGCGGCGATGAAGTACATCGTGCTCGGTTCGCTGGCCTCGGGCCTGCTGCTGTACGGCATGTCGCTGATCTACGGCGCCACCGGCACGCTGAGCCTGAGCGGCATCCACGAGGCGATCGGCAGCAGCCAGGAGCGCACCCTGCTGCTGACCGGCACCATCTTCATGATCGCCGGCGTGGCCTTCAAGCTCGGCGCCGCACCGTTCCACATGTGGCTGCCCGACGTGTACCAGGGCGCGCCGGCGCCGATCGCGCTGTTCATCAGCTCGGCGTCGAAGCTGGCCGCGTTCGGCATGGCCTACCGCCTGCTGGAAGTGGGCCTGGGCCCGCTGGCCGAGCAGTGGCACTGGGTGGTCGGCGGCCTGGCCGCGCTGTCGCTGCTGGTCGGCAACCTGATGGCGCTGGCGCAGAGCAACCTCAAGCGCATGCTGGCGTATTCGACCGTCTCGCACATCGGTTTCCTGCTGCTCGGCGTGGCCGGCGGCGGCGAGCGCGGCTATGCGGCGGCGCTGTTCTACGCGATCTGCTACGCGGTGATGTCCACCGCCTCGTTCGGCGCGATCATCGCGATGTCGCGCAAGGGCTTCGAGGCCGAGCACATCGACGACTTCAAGGGCCTGAACGCGCGCAACCCGTGGATGGCGCTGCTGGTGCTGTGCATCATGGCCTCGCTGGCCGGCGTGCCGCCGTTCCTGGGCTTCTGGGCCAAGCTGGCGGTGCTCGGCGCGGTGGTCGCGGTGCCGACCGACAACCTGTGGTGGACCGGCCTGGCGATCCTGTCGGTGCTGTGCGCGGTGATCGGCGCGTTCTACTACCTGCGCGTGATCAAGGTGATGTATTTCGACGAGCCGGTCGGCGAGCCGTTGCCGGCCAACGACGACCGCGTGCTCGGCGTGGTGCTGGGGGTCAATGCGATCGGCTTGCTGGCGCTGGGCCTGGCCTGGAGCCCGCTGATGGCGTGGTGCCAGCGCGCCTTCGCGCACCTTGCCTGA
- the nuoL gene encoding NADH-quinone oxidoreductase subunit L, protein MEITLSKSLLIAVVLAPLLGSIIAGLFGRQVGRKGAQLVTILGVAVSCALSCWTLYQLVGQGAAPFNQNVYTFFEVGHYSAHVGFMVDRLTAMMMVVVTFVSLLVHVYTIGYMADDPGYQRFFSYISLFTFSMLSLVMSNNFLQLFFGWEAVGLVSYLLIGFWFKRPSAVFANMKAFLVNRVGDFGFILGIAGVLLWFGTLDYSTVFANATAVLGSEAAGGLAQVQLFQGHPWNVSTIICICLFIGAMGKSAQVPLHVWLPDSMEGPTPISALIHAATMVTAGIFMVARMSPLFELSQTALDFVLFVGATTAFFTGLIGIVQNDIKRVVAYSTLSQLGYMTVALGVSAYSAAVFHLMTHAFFKALLFLAAGSVIIGMHHEQDMRKMGGLRKYMPVTYWTSVIGTLALVGTPFFAGFYSKDTIIEAAQHHAHGAPFWSIASYGYWAVLGGVLVTSFYSFRLLFLTFHGKERFRDAHAHEAHAHHDGAHTDAEAQAHAHDAHDDHAHDDHGHGHHGAHEPHESPWVVTVPLVLLAIPSIAIGFFTIGPMLFGTDWAGHHAAAAIKGQALGFFSGIVDFYNPARDTVGALAEEFHGPVAFALHGLTQPPFFLTLAGFALAWILYLWKPELAAKARKTFSLPVWILENKYGLDKLWINGFAGAGLGLGKVSRAVDTHVVDGVMVNGTARVIDLAANLLRRTQSGFLYHYAFAMIIGLIALLGVLMHFWR, encoded by the coding sequence ATGGAAATCACTCTCTCCAAGAGTCTGCTGATCGCGGTGGTGCTTGCGCCGCTGCTCGGCAGCATCATCGCCGGCCTGTTCGGCCGCCAGGTCGGCCGCAAGGGCGCCCAGCTCGTCACCATCCTCGGCGTGGCGGTCAGCTGCGCGCTGTCGTGCTGGACCCTGTACCAGCTGGTCGGGCAGGGCGCGGCGCCGTTCAACCAGAACGTCTACACCTTCTTCGAGGTCGGCCACTATTCGGCCCACGTCGGCTTCATGGTCGACCGGCTGACCGCGATGATGATGGTGGTGGTGACCTTCGTGTCGCTGCTGGTGCACGTCTACACCATCGGCTACATGGCCGACGATCCGGGCTACCAGCGCTTCTTCAGCTACATCTCGCTGTTCACCTTCTCGATGCTGAGCCTGGTGATGAGCAACAACTTCCTGCAGCTGTTCTTCGGCTGGGAAGCGGTGGGCCTGGTGTCGTACCTGCTGATCGGCTTCTGGTTCAAGCGCCCGAGCGCGGTGTTCGCCAACATGAAGGCGTTCCTGGTCAACCGCGTCGGCGACTTCGGCTTCATCCTCGGCATCGCCGGCGTGCTGCTGTGGTTCGGCACGCTGGACTATTCCACCGTGTTCGCCAACGCCACCGCCGTGCTCGGCAGCGAGGCGGCCGGCGGCCTGGCCCAGGTGCAGCTGTTCCAGGGCCATCCGTGGAACGTGTCGACCATCATCTGCATCTGCCTGTTCATCGGCGCGATGGGCAAGTCGGCGCAGGTGCCGCTGCACGTGTGGCTGCCCGACTCGATGGAAGGCCCGACCCCGATCTCGGCGCTGATCCATGCCGCGACCATGGTCACCGCCGGCATCTTCATGGTGGCGCGCATGTCGCCGCTGTTCGAGCTGTCGCAGACCGCGCTGGACTTCGTGCTGTTCGTCGGCGCCACCACCGCGTTCTTCACCGGCCTGATCGGCATCGTGCAGAACGACATCAAGCGCGTGGTCGCCTATTCGACGCTGTCGCAGCTGGGCTACATGACCGTGGCGCTGGGCGTGTCGGCGTACTCGGCGGCGGTGTTCCACCTGATGACCCACGCCTTCTTCAAGGCGCTGCTGTTCCTGGCCGCCGGCTCGGTGATCATCGGCATGCACCACGAGCAGGACATGCGCAAGATGGGCGGCCTGCGCAAGTACATGCCGGTCACCTACTGGACCAGCGTGATCGGCACCCTGGCGCTGGTCGGCACCCCGTTCTTCGCCGGCTTCTACTCCAAGGACACGATCATCGAGGCGGCGCAGCACCACGCGCATGGCGCCCCGTTCTGGAGCATCGCCAGCTACGGCTACTGGGCGGTGCTCGGCGGCGTGCTGGTCACCAGCTTCTACAGCTTCCGCCTGCTGTTCCTGACCTTCCACGGCAAGGAACGCTTCCGCGATGCGCATGCGCACGAGGCGCACGCGCACCACGACGGCGCGCACACCGACGCCGAGGCGCAGGCCCATGCCCACGATGCGCACGACGACCATGCGCACGACGACCACGGCCATGGCCACCACGGCGCGCACGAACCGCACGAGTCGCCGTGGGTGGTGACGGTGCCGCTGGTGCTGCTGGCGATCCCGTCGATCGCGATCGGCTTCTTCACCATCGGCCCGATGCTGTTCGGCACCGACTGGGCCGGGCACCACGCCGCGGCGGCGATCAAGGGCCAGGCGCTGGGCTTCTTCAGCGGCATCGTCGACTTCTACAACCCGGCGCGCGACACCGTCGGCGCGCTGGCCGAGGAGTTCCACGGCCCGGTCGCGTTCGCGCTGCACGGCCTGACCCAGCCGCCGTTCTTCCTGACCCTGGCCGGCTTCGCCCTGGCCTGGATCCTGTACCTGTGGAAGCCGGAACTGGCGGCGAAGGCGCGCAAGACGTTCTCGCTGCCGGTGTGGATCCTCGAGAACAAGTACGGTTTGGACAAGCTCTGGATCAACGGCTTCGCCGGCGCCGGTCTCGGCCTCGGCAAGGTGTCGCGTGCGGTGGATACGCATGTCGTGGACGGCGTCATGGTCAACGGCACCGCGCGCGTGATCGACCTGGCGGCCAATCTGCTGCGTCGCACGCAATCCGGTTTCCTCTATCACTACGCCTTCGCGATGATCATCGGTCTCATTGCCCTGTTGGGCGTGCTGATGCATTTCTGGCGTTGA
- a CDS encoding NADH-quinone oxidoreductase subunit M translates to MSNWPLLTLLIWLPILGGALILALRDAKAARWASLLVALLTFALSIPLLTGFDYASDALQFVETHAWIPAYDIGYNLGADGIAVALIVLTTLVTVLALIGAWTSIEKRVNQYVAAFLILEGVTVGIFAATDAMLFYVFFEAMLIPMFLIIGIWGGPRRIYAAVKFFLYTFLGSVLMLVGLIYLYLKGGSFQLADLYQLSLSSKEQTWLFFAFLIAFAVKVPMFPVHTWLPDAHVEAPTAGSVILAAIALKIGGYGFLRFNLPILPDASNEWAWLVIALSLIAVIYVGLVALVQDDMKKLIAYSSIAHMGFVTLGTFVAFALVGFGSTDAARLGLQGAMVQMISHGFVSGAMFSCVGVLYDRMHTRRIADYGGVANVMPWFAAFAMLFFMANAGLPGTSGFVGEFMVIMASFQAHPLLAFAAATTLVITAAYTLWLYRRVFFGEVANAHVAELKDINGREALVLGVFAVGVLALGLYPKPLTDLMEPSIAKLAAQIATSKL, encoded by the coding sequence GTGTCGAACTGGCCCCTGCTTACTCTCCTGATCTGGCTGCCGATCCTCGGCGGCGCGCTGATCCTCGCGCTGCGCGACGCCAAGGCGGCGCGCTGGGCGTCGCTGCTGGTCGCGTTGCTGACCTTCGCGCTGAGCATCCCGCTGCTCACCGGTTTCGACTACGCCAGCGACGCGCTGCAGTTCGTCGAGACCCATGCGTGGATCCCGGCCTACGACATCGGCTACAACCTCGGCGCCGACGGCATCGCGGTGGCGCTGATCGTGCTGACCACGCTGGTCACGGTGCTGGCGCTGATCGGCGCCTGGACCTCGATCGAGAAGCGCGTCAACCAGTACGTGGCCGCGTTCCTGATCCTGGAAGGCGTCACCGTGGGCATCTTCGCCGCCACCGACGCGATGCTGTTCTACGTGTTCTTCGAGGCGATGCTGATCCCGATGTTCCTGATCATCGGCATCTGGGGCGGCCCGCGCCGCATCTACGCCGCGGTCAAGTTCTTCCTGTACACCTTCCTCGGCTCGGTGCTGATGCTGGTCGGGTTGATCTACCTGTACCTGAAGGGCGGCAGCTTCCAGCTCGCCGACCTGTACCAGCTGTCGCTCAGCTCCAAGGAGCAGACCTGGCTGTTCTTCGCGTTCCTGATCGCGTTCGCGGTCAAGGTGCCGATGTTCCCGGTGCATACCTGGCTGCCGGACGCGCACGTCGAGGCGCCGACCGCCGGTTCGGTGATCCTGGCCGCGATCGCGCTGAAGATCGGCGGCTACGGCTTCCTGCGCTTCAACCTGCCGATCCTGCCCGACGCCAGCAACGAATGGGCCTGGCTGGTGATCGCGCTGTCGCTGATCGCGGTGATCTACGTCGGCCTGGTCGCGCTGGTGCAGGACGACATGAAGAAGCTGATCGCGTATTCGTCGATCGCGCACATGGGCTTCGTCACCCTCGGCACCTTCGTCGCCTTCGCCCTGGTCGGCTTCGGCAGCACCGACGCCGCGCGCCTGGGCCTGCAGGGCGCCATGGTGCAGATGATCTCGCACGGCTTCGTGTCCGGCGCGATGTTCTCCTGCGTCGGCGTGCTCTACGACCGCATGCATACCCGCCGCATCGCCGACTACGGCGGCGTGGCCAACGTGATGCCGTGGTTCGCCGCGTTCGCGATGCTGTTCTTCATGGCCAATGCCGGCCTGCCGGGCACCAGCGGTTTCGTCGGCGAGTTCATGGTCATCATGGCCAGCTTCCAGGCGCACCCGCTGCTCGCCTTCGCCGCGGCGACCACCCTGGTGATCACCGCCGCCTATACCCTGTGGCTGTACCGGCGCGTGTTCTTCGGCGAAGTGGCCAATGCGCACGTGGCCGAGCTGAAGGACATCAACGGCCGCGAGGCGCTGGTGCTGGGCGTGTTCGCGGTGGGCGTGCTGGCCCTGGGCCTGTATCCGAAGCCGCTGACCGACCTGATGGAACCCTCGATCGCAAAGCTGGCGGCGCAGATCGCCACCAGCAAGCTGTAA
- a CDS encoding NADH-quinone oxidoreductase subunit J produces MDWVNIAFWIFATIAAVSAGAVISVRNSVYAVLCLILTFFSIACVWLLVGAEFLGVTLVLVYVGAVMVLFLFVVMMLDIDTARLRQGWVRYLPVGLVVAVAMLVQMVTLIGVKARTATPFPADNAAAQAADTSNITWLAKTLFTQFLLPFEFAAIILTVAVVAAVMLTLRKRTGIKTQNPGDQARVKAGDRLRIVKMDAEQPTLHTPAPAPQEGQP; encoded by the coding sequence ATGGATTGGGTAAATATCGCTTTCTGGATCTTCGCCACCATCGCCGCGGTCTCCGCCGGCGCGGTGATCAGCGTGCGCAACTCCGTGTATGCGGTGCTGTGCCTGATCCTGACCTTCTTCTCCATCGCCTGCGTGTGGCTGCTGGTGGGCGCCGAGTTCCTCGGCGTGACCCTGGTGCTGGTCTATGTCGGCGCGGTGATGGTGCTGTTCCTGTTCGTGGTGATGATGCTCGACATCGATACCGCGCGGCTGCGCCAGGGCTGGGTGCGCTACCTGCCGGTCGGGCTGGTGGTGGCGGTGGCGATGCTGGTGCAGATGGTCACCCTGATCGGGGTCAAGGCGCGGACCGCCACCCCGTTCCCGGCCGACAACGCCGCCGCGCAGGCCGCCGACACCTCCAACATCACCTGGCTGGCCAAGACCCTGTTCACCCAGTTCCTGCTGCCGTTCGAGTTCGCCGCGATCATCCTGACCGTGGCGGTGGTGGCGGCGGTGATGCTGACCCTGCGCAAGCGCACCGGCATCAAGACCCAGAACCCCGGCGACCAGGCCCGGGTCAAGGCCGGCGACCGCCTGCGCATCGTCAAGATGGACGCCGAGCAGCCCACGCTCCACACCCCGGCCCCGGCACCGCAGGAGGGCCAGCCATGA
- the rimP gene encoding ribosome maturation factor RimP, whose product MSDKANEIANLLGPTVDALGLELLGAEYLPAPGGATLRLYIDVPLAEQPERIVNIDDCERVSREVSAQLDVEDPISGNYTLEVSSPGVDRPLFSAEQFARHQGESAKVVLKLPQQGRRRLQGRIAQVDADAGRIVFEVDGAELAVDFDNIDKARILPDWAALGLAPTKPGKSPRPPGKAPKPAGKTAKPNKKPSNEPAADKAARGAKE is encoded by the coding sequence GTGAGCGACAAGGCAAACGAAATCGCGAATCTGCTGGGCCCGACCGTGGACGCGTTGGGCCTGGAACTGCTGGGGGCGGAGTACCTGCCGGCCCCGGGCGGCGCCACGTTGCGCCTGTATATCGACGTGCCGCTGGCCGAACAGCCCGAACGCATCGTCAACATCGACGATTGCGAGCGGGTCAGCCGCGAAGTGTCGGCGCAGCTGGACGTGGAAGATCCGATCAGCGGCAACTACACGCTGGAAGTGTCCTCGCCGGGCGTGGACCGCCCGCTGTTCAGCGCCGAGCAGTTCGCGCGCCACCAGGGCGAGTCGGCCAAGGTGGTGTTGAAGCTGCCGCAACAGGGCCGTCGGCGCCTGCAGGGGCGCATCGCCCAGGTGGACGCGGACGCCGGCCGCATCGTGTTCGAGGTCGACGGCGCCGAACTGGCGGTGGACTTCGACAACATCGACAAGGCGCGGATCCTGCCCGACTGGGCGGCGCTGGGCCTGGCCCCGACCAAGCCGGGCAAGAGCCCCAGGCCGCCGGGCAAGGCGCCCAAGCCGGCCGGCAAGACCGCAAAACCCAATAAGAAACCATCCAACGAACCGGCGGCCGACAAGGCTGCGCGCGGAGCGAAAGAATGA
- the nusA gene encoding transcription termination factor NusA: MSKELLLVVDAVANEKGVPREVIFDAIEAALASAAKKRYPDQDVLTRVTIDHKDGNYETYRRWEVVADDVVMESPDRQIRLMDAVDEAEGVDVGDYIEEQIENPDFGRIAAQAAKQVIVQRVREAERQQVVDAWKDRVGELVTGVVKRAERGNIYVDLGGNAEAFIPKDKGIPRDVLRAGDRVRGYLAEVRSEPRGPQLFISRAAPEFMIELFKLEVPEVGQGLVEIKACARDPGDRAKIAVLAHDTRTDPIGACIGMRGSRVQAVSNELNGERVDIVLWNDNPANFVINAMAPAEVQSIIVDEEKHSMDLAVAEDRLAQAIGKGGQNVRLASRLTGWQLNVMTAEQVAAKSEAEQAVARQLFMDKLEVDEEIAAILVAEGFNSVEEIAYVPVGELLAVEGFDEDIVEELRARARDALLNEALAAEESDDSGVPAADLLSLEGMDEATAYALASHGVRTSEDLSDLAADEILEFGIEDLDQERAAALILAARAEEIARLERGE, from the coding sequence ATGAGCAAGGAACTGTTGCTGGTAGTCGACGCGGTGGCCAACGAAAAAGGCGTGCCGCGCGAAGTGATCTTCGACGCGATCGAGGCCGCCTTGGCCTCGGCGGCGAAGAAGCGCTACCCCGATCAGGACGTGCTGACGCGCGTCACCATCGATCACAAGGACGGCAATTACGAAACCTACCGCCGCTGGGAAGTGGTGGCCGACGACGTGGTGATGGAATCGCCGGACCGGCAGATCCGCCTGATGGACGCGGTCGACGAAGCCGAAGGCGTGGATGTGGGCGACTACATCGAAGAGCAGATCGAGAACCCGGATTTCGGGCGCATCGCCGCGCAGGCCGCCAAGCAGGTGATCGTGCAGCGCGTGCGCGAGGCCGAGCGCCAGCAGGTGGTGGACGCGTGGAAGGATCGCGTCGGCGAGCTGGTCACCGGCGTGGTCAAGCGCGCCGAGCGCGGCAACATCTATGTCGACCTGGGCGGCAACGCCGAGGCCTTCATTCCCAAGGACAAGGGCATCCCGCGCGACGTGCTGCGCGCCGGCGACCGCGTGCGCGGCTACCTGGCCGAGGTGCGTTCGGAGCCGCGCGGCCCGCAGCTGTTCATCAGCCGCGCCGCGCCGGAATTCATGATCGAGCTGTTCAAGCTGGAAGTGCCGGAAGTGGGCCAGGGCCTGGTCGAGATCAAGGCCTGCGCGCGCGATCCGGGCGACCGCGCCAAGATCGCGGTGCTGGCGCACGACACCCGCACCGATCCGATCGGCGCCTGCATCGGCATGCGCGGTTCGCGCGTGCAGGCGGTGTCCAACGAGCTCAACGGCGAGCGCGTGGACATCGTGCTGTGGAACGACAACCCGGCCAACTTCGTCATCAACGCGATGGCGCCGGCCGAGGTGCAGTCGATCATCGTCGACGAAGAGAAGCACTCGATGGATCTGGCGGTGGCCGAAGACCGGCTGGCGCAGGCGATCGGCAAGGGCGGCCAGAACGTGCGCCTGGCCAGCCGCCTGACCGGTTGGCAGCTCAACGTGATGACCGCCGAGCAGGTCGCGGCCAAGTCCGAGGCCGAGCAGGCCGTCGCCCGCCAGCTGTTCATGGACAAGCTGGAAGTGGACGAGGAGATCGCCGCGATCCTGGTCGCCGAGGGTTTCAACTCGGTCGAGGAAATCGCCTACGTGCCGGTCGGCGAGTTGCTGGCGGTGGAAGGCTTCGACGAGGACATCGTCGAGGAGCTGCGGGCCCGCGCGCGCGATGCGCTGCTCAACGAGGCGCTGGCCGCCGAGGAAAGCGACGACAGCGGCGTGCCGGCGGCGGATCTGCTGTCGCTGGAAGGCATGGACGAGGCCACCGCCTACGCGCTGGCCAGCCATGGCGTGCGCACCAGCGAGGACCTGTCGGATCTGGCTGCCGACGAAATCCTCGAGTTCGGCATCGAGGACCTGGACCAGGAGCGCGCCGCTGCGCTCATCCTGGCCGCCCGTGCCGAGGAGATCGCCCGGTTGGAGCGCGGCGAATGA
- the nuoI gene encoding NADH-quinone oxidoreductase subunit NuoI, producing the protein MNKVTHYFKSLLLLELLGGLWLTLKYTFRPKYTVLYPMEKFPQSVRFRGLHALRRYPNGEERCIACKLCEAVCPALAITIDSAKREDGTRRTTRYDIDLFKCIYCGFCEESCPVDSIVETHVLEYHFENRGENIVTKPQLLAIGDRLEAEIAERRAADAAFR; encoded by the coding sequence ATGAATAAAGTCACCCATTACTTCAAGAGCCTGCTGCTGCTGGAGCTGCTCGGCGGCCTGTGGCTGACCCTGAAGTACACGTTCCGTCCCAAGTACACCGTGCTGTACCCGATGGAGAAGTTCCCGCAGTCGGTGCGCTTCCGCGGCCTGCACGCGCTGCGCCGCTATCCCAACGGCGAGGAGCGCTGCATCGCCTGCAAGCTGTGCGAGGCGGTGTGCCCGGCGCTGGCGATCACCATCGATTCGGCCAAGCGCGAGGACGGCACCCGCCGCACCACGCGCTACGACATCGACCTGTTCAAGTGCATCTACTGCGGTTTCTGCGAGGAAAGCTGTCCGGTGGACTCGATCGTGGAGACCCACGTGCTCGAGTACCACTTCGAGAACCGCGGCGAGAACATCGTCACCAAGCCGCAGCTGCTGGCGATCGGAGACCGGCTCGAGGCCGAGATCGCCGAGCGCCGCGCCGCCGACGCCGCCTTCCGCTGA